A genome region from Triticum aestivum cultivar Chinese Spring chromosome 2B, IWGSC CS RefSeq v2.1, whole genome shotgun sequence includes the following:
- the LOC123042526 gene encoding protein FAR1-RELATED SEQUENCE 5-like — MDPMNNVQMHTSQGGFSTPKKNTNIPLFSSSFIPECDEHLKPKVGMTFEGLEAVEKFYKEYVHQSGFGVRIGQQKKIDNKVVRTKRFMCNREGFKAKDSKETNDPLRKRRKQTDTRCGCDAHIFVRLCGENTYKIDSLIEHHVHGLVSPNKRHLIRSNRRVSERAKNTLYTCHKATIGTSQAYRLLQVSEGGIPNAGCTKRDLQNYYRGLRYKIRDADAQMFVAQLARKQEVNSAFFYDFEVNDEGELVRVFWADATSRKNYSHFGDVISFDSTYTTNQYNMIFAPFTGVNHHLQSVFFGAAFLSNEKDESYIWLFQTFLTAMGGAAPRLIITDEATRIKNGIDKVLPTTVHRLCMWHIMEKVPEKVGPSIREDSDFWTRLNSCVWGSETSTEFESQWNSIITDFGLEKNEWLAKRFSIRDTWIPAYFMDISLACILRTTSRSESANSFFNRFIHRRLAFVEFWLRFDTALECQREEELMADNRSIHTTPQLFTPWTMEKQGSEVFTYEVFEKLQLQIIAARDHCFVQSITQGVGVKNVTLRGRSGKVREVCYDTTSMTANCSCKLFESVGFPCRHIIQVLRIENQNELPSHYIMKRWQKRCKRENVYDEQGNLLEEKPTDALDAPTRKKISTVRNKMEELIQKAKHSDEGMDFLTSSVLNIEAPLDQMVPAATQSTRQEEYEAFIGCNIPTEVHIHPPTDVDAKE, encoded by the exons ATGGATCCTATGAATAATGTTCAAATGCATACGAGCCAGGGAGGATTTAGTACGCCCAAAAAGAACACAAACATACCTCTCTTC TCTTCGTCTTTTATACCTGAATGTGATGAGCATCTGAAGCCTAAAGTGGGTATGACATTTGAAGGACTCGAGGCTGTGGAGAAGTTCTACAAGGAATATGTGCATCAATCAGGTTTTGGTGTTCGCATTGGACAACAAAAAAAGATTGATAATAAGGTGGTCCGTACTAAGCGTTTCATGTGTAATAGGGAAGGATTCAAGGCAAAAGATAGTAAAGAGACTAATGACCCCTTGAGGAAAAGGCGTAAGCAAACAGATACGCGATGCGGTTGTGATGCACATATCTTTGTTAGACTTTGTGGGGAGAACACCTACAAGATAGACTCACTGATTGAGCACCATGTTCATGGCCTTGTATCGCCTAATAAGCGTCATTTGATCAGATCAAATCGTAGAGTTAGTGAGAGGGCAAAAAATACTTTATACACATGTCATAAGGCAACTATTGGAACGTCGCAGGCATACAGGCTCCTGCAAGTTAGTGAGGGTGGAATTCCGAATGCTGGGTGCACAAAGAGGGACTTGCAGAATTACTACCGCGGACTCAGGTATAAAATCAGAGATGCAGATGCTCAAATGTTTGTGGCCCAATTAGCTAGAAAGCAGGAAGTGAATTCAGCATTTTTCTATGATTTTGAGGTGAATGATGAGGGGGAGTTGGTGCGTGTGTTCTGGGCGGATGCCACCAGCAGGAAGAACTATAGTCACTTTGGTGATGTGATATCCTTCGATTCTACATACACCACTAATCAGTATAACATGATATTTGCACCATTTACAGGGGTTAATCATCACTTACAAAGTGTCTTTTTTGGTGCTGCATTCTTATCAAATGAGAAGGATGAGTCATACATTTGGTTATTTCAGACCTTCCTAACAGCAATGGGAGGGGCAGCACCTAGACTCATCATAACCGATGAAGCCACTAGAATCAAGAATGGTATTGATAAAGTTCTTCCAACAACTGTGCATAGGTTGTGCATGTGGCATATAATGGAAAAGGTTCCTGAAAAGGTTGGACCTTCGATTAGAGAAGATTCTGATTTTTGGACAAGATTGAACTCGTGTGTTTGGGGTTCGGAAACTTCAACTGAGTTTGAGTCACAATGGAATTCCATCATTACTGATTTTGGGTTGGAGAAAAATGAGTGGTTGGCCAAGAGGTTTAGCATTCGAGACACATGGATACCAGCGTACTTTATGGATATATCTCTAGCATGCATTCTTCGAACCACTTCAAGATCAGAAAGTGCAAATTCTTTTTTTAACCGCTTCATTCATCGAAGGCTCGCTTTTGTTGAGTTTTGGCTGAGGTTTGACACAGCTTTAGAATGCCAACGTGAGGAAGAATTAATGGCAGACAACAGAAGCATACATACCACCCCTCAACTATTTACACCATGGACAATGGAGAAACAAGGTAGTGAGGTATTCACATATGAGGTGTTCGAGAAACTTCAGCTACAGATTATTGCTGCTAGAGACCATTGTTTTGTTCAGAGTATTACACAAGGTGTGGGGGTAAAAAATGTGACCCTGAGAGGTCGGTCTGGTAAAGTTAGGGAGGTTTGCTATGACACTACAAGCATGACAGCAAACTGTTCGTGCAAGTTGTTTGAGTCAGTCGGTTTTCCATGTCGCCATATTATCCAAGTGTTGAGGATTGAAAACCAAAATGAGCTTCCCAGCCACTACATTATGAAAAGATGGCAGAAGAGGTGCAAAAG GGAGAATGTTTATGATGAACAGGGAAACCTACTAGAAGAAAAACCCACGGATGCACTGGATGCGCCCACGAGAAAGAAGATTTCAACTGTACGCAATAAGATGGAAGAACTTATTCAAAAGGCGAAGCATTCAGATGAAGGCATGGACTTCTTAACATCAAGTGTTTTGAACATTGAGGCGCCTTTGGACCAAATGGTCCCTGCAGCTACCCAAAGCACTAGGCAAGAGGAATATGAGGCTTTTATTGGTTGCAATATTCCAACCGAAGTTCATATACATCCGCCAACGGATGTTGATGCAAAAGAATAA